The proteins below are encoded in one region of uncultured Eubacteriales bacterium:
- a CDS encoding conserved membrane hypothetical protein (Evidence 4 : Homologs of previously reported genes of unknown function) — MLHFRMDMPLYLMALYGSVMIVIVFLFRSFFKNRLPKFVFPLLWSMVLIRLLVPFSLSSPISAPVPEWQQLLSESPTVYLTDLAEGTATTSASVSEAVTYSFAESSGGLPLNWQLALTVGFGLGAVAAAVILLSQKIRYSRKLKNSLLVEHNLTINAILRDMGMGHILVFTNDEIVSPLVLGTLNPRIYLPAGMDFRQSQLLRHILAHETMHIKRRDNWRKAVMVIALCLHWYNPLVWLLSTCLSSDLEAACDEAVLKHTDTDERKSYAATLLSMAITGSRSTLLYSAFSKTEVERRIKTVLSYQKATAFMLTLSMLLVLFSTIVFATGGQAPFSVYLSSYCSSTSSRWGVKAGLARDISLGENAGQRADNVIFDVLEADASNDPDVIANQVKAALAKEFGVEKGAFRLAVDLCLTDDEISKEYENQGITKGPDSFYLYKGEPVRVYTDEVLGAVQTREEGAVDISLQRDRLGQITSVEVLREGDAAFDRRTKEIERSHRYDTGLPYGTATTQDGGPLVKQVTAIESESGGGFFK, encoded by the coding sequence TTTCCTCTGCTGTGGAGTATGGTGCTTATCCGGCTCCTGGTCCCCTTTTCCCTGTCCAGCCCCATCAGTGCGCCTGTGCCGGAGTGGCAGCAGCTGCTTTCAGAAAGTCCGACTGTCTATCTGACTGACCTTGCAGAAGGCACAGCAACAACCAGCGCAAGCGTTTCTGAAGCTGTGACATACAGCTTTGCGGAGAGCTCCGGCGGCTTGCCGCTGAACTGGCAGCTTGCGCTGACAGTTGGTTTTGGTCTGGGGGCTGTGGCAGCAGCGGTAATATTGCTATCACAGAAAATCCGGTATTCCCGCAAGCTAAAAAACAGTCTGCTGGTCGAACACAACCTAACCATTAACGCCATTCTCCGAGACATGGGTATGGGTCATATCCTTGTGTTCACCAATGATGAAATCGTTTCCCCACTGGTCTTAGGCACTTTAAATCCCCGCATTTATCTTCCTGCGGGCATGGATTTCCGGCAGTCCCAGCTTTTGCGCCATATCCTCGCCCACGAGACAATGCACATCAAACGCAGGGACAACTGGCGGAAAGCGGTGATGGTGATTGCGCTGTGTCTGCATTGGTATAACCCGCTGGTGTGGCTCTTGTCAACATGCCTGTCCTCAGATTTGGAGGCGGCCTGTGATGAAGCGGTACTTAAACATACGGATACAGACGAGCGAAAAAGCTATGCTGCCACACTTCTTTCCATGGCGATTACCGGAAGCCGCTCCACGCTGCTTTACAGCGCCTTTTCCAAAACAGAGGTGGAGCGCCGAATAAAGACTGTTTTAAGCTATCAAAAAGCGACCGCCTTTATGCTGACACTCTCCATGCTGTTGGTGTTGTTCAGTACCATTGTGTTTGCAACCGGAGGGCAGGCGCCGTTTTCGGTCTATTTAAGCAGCTACTGCTCCAGTACATCCTCCCGATGGGGCGTCAAGGCAGGGCTTGCAAGAGATATCTCATTGGGCGAAAATGCAGGCCAGCGCGCAGACAATGTAATCTTTGACGTATTGGAGGCGGATGCTTCCAATGATCCCGACGTCATTGCGAATCAAGTGAAAGCAGCCCTGGCAAAAGAATTTGGCGTGGAAAAAGGCGCGTTCCGGCTCGCGGTCGACCTTTGCCTGACTGACGATGAAATATCAAAGGAGTATGAAAACCAAGGTATTACCAAGGGGCCGGACAGTTTTTATCTATACAAAGGTGAACCGGTGCGGGTTTATACGGATGAAGTACTTGGAGCAGTACAGACGCGCGAAGAGGGCGCTGTGGATATTTCCCTGCAGCGGGACCGCTTGGGACAAATCACCTCCGTGGAGGTTTTGAGAGAAGGGGATGCTGCGTTTGACCGGCGCACCAAAGAAATTGAGCGCAGCCACCGCTATGATACGGGCCTTCCTTACGGGACGGCCACCACGCAGGATGGTGGCCCATTGGTCAAACAGGTCACCGCCATTGAGTCTGAAAGCGGAGGCGGCTTTTTCAAATGA
- a CDS encoding 4-vinyl reductase 4VR gives MPETKPMKNEGHHIFTWSGLGDIKKGRGELGEDMPVLVYRLMQYTMLDVLSRVYGEEEANERFRDAGYLAGQEFVRNVLNLSVPFDQFLTDLQRALKELKIGILRMESFDDTTGEIVLTVGEDLDCSGLPVTGESVCYYDEGFISGILEAYTGKKYTVHEIDCWANGDRVCRFQGMVL, from the coding sequence ATGCCGGAAACTAAACCGATGAAAAACGAAGGGCACCACATATTTACTTGGAGCGGCCTAGGCGACATCAAGAAGGGCCGGGGCGAGCTGGGCGAAGATATGCCCGTCCTGGTTTACCGCCTGATGCAGTACACCATGCTGGACGTGCTCAGCCGGGTCTACGGCGAGGAGGAGGCCAACGAGCGCTTCCGCGACGCCGGTTACCTGGCGGGCCAGGAGTTTGTCAGGAACGTGCTTAATCTTAGCGTCCCCTTCGATCAGTTTCTGACCGACCTCCAGCGGGCTTTGAAAGAGCTGAAGATCGGTATCCTCCGCATGGAGTCCTTTGACGACACCACCGGTGAGATCGTCCTCACCGTGGGTGAGGACCTGGACTGCAGCGGGCTTCCCGTCACCGGCGAGTCGGTCTGCTATTACGACGAGGGGTTTATCTCCGGCATTTTAGAGGCTTACACTGGGAAAAAATACACTGTCCATGAAATTGACTGCTGGGCAAACGGCGACCGGGTATGCCGTTTCCAGGGCATGGTTCTATAA
- a CDS encoding putative Diguanylate cyclase (Evidence 3 : Function proposed based on presence of conserved amino acid motif, structural feature or limited homology), producing the protein MDSAHELMRAYLNNVTRDPEHAELDLQALPEELRDFGGSLLDFTRSVKETMELAKAIARGNLDVPLPPRNNEIAAPLKSLHASLKHLTWQTQQVSKGDYHQRVDFMGDFSKSFNDMTEQLSQQRNALLKEIESRQMENRQLLQNRNLYEILAGQIEQWIIVVDADTAEWLFASREVNGDVMDPDCVRLLHQWLERQTAAMRDRPEVGTAEVELPENGCSRYYSVTIHPMRWLERNTLAFVLTDVSSERERLNNLQNIANHDTLTQLYNRRYGMHTLQEWLDAGKEFILCFSDIDNLKAVNDRYGHLKGDRYIINIANTLRDFSPDAIACRIGGDEFMLLAQGWPAEAARERMELLRKHIAAHSLEPGALYEHSISYGLIPVGAGNTLTASELLSSADERMYEYKRLYKRRNKLR; encoded by the coding sequence ATGGATTCCGCACACGAGCTTATGCGAGCCTATCTGAATAACGTGACGCGTGACCCTGAGCATGCCGAGCTGGACCTTCAGGCGCTGCCGGAGGAGCTTCGTGATTTTGGCGGGAGCCTGCTTGACTTTACCAGAAGCGTAAAGGAAACAATGGAGCTGGCAAAGGCAATTGCACGGGGCAATCTTGACGTGCCCCTCCCGCCCCGCAACAACGAGATCGCCGCCCCGCTCAAGAGCCTGCACGCCTCCCTCAAGCACCTTACCTGGCAGACCCAGCAAGTTTCCAAGGGGGACTACCACCAGCGGGTGGACTTTATGGGGGACTTCTCCAAGTCCTTTAACGACATGACCGAGCAGCTCTCCCAGCAGCGCAATGCCCTTCTGAAGGAGATTGAGAGTCGGCAGATGGAGAACCGGCAGCTTCTCCAGAACCGGAACCTGTATGAGATTCTGGCAGGCCAGATCGAGCAGTGGATCATCGTGGTCGACGCGGACACCGCAGAGTGGCTCTTCGCCAGCCGGGAGGTCAACGGAGATGTTATGGACCCGGATTGTGTCAGGCTGCTGCACCAATGGTTGGAGCGGCAGACTGCGGCAATGAGGGACCGCCCGGAGGTGGGCACGGCGGAAGTGGAGCTGCCGGAGAACGGCTGCTCCCGGTACTACTCCGTGACCATCCACCCCATGCGCTGGCTCGAGCGCAATACCCTGGCCTTTGTCCTCACCGACGTGAGCAGCGAGCGGGAGCGGCTGAACAACCTACAGAACATCGCAAATCACGATACCCTGACCCAGCTCTACAACCGGCGCTATGGGATGCATACCCTTCAGGAGTGGCTGGACGCGGGCAAGGAGTTCATTCTCTGCTTTTCCGATATCGACAACCTGAAGGCGGTCAATGACCGATACGGGCACTTGAAGGGAGACCGGTACATCATAAATATCGCCAACACCCTGCGCGACTTCTCTCCTGATGCGATTGCCTGCCGTATCGGCGGGGACGAGTTTATGCTCCTGGCTCAAGGCTGGCCCGCTGAGGCCGCCCGGGAGCGGATGGAGCTGCTGCGCAAACACATCGCGGCGCATAGCTTGGAACCCGGAGCGCTCTATGAGCACAGCATCAGCTATGGCCTCATTCCCGTCGGGGCGGGCAACACCCTGACCGCAAGCGAGCTGCTGAGCTCGGCGGACGAGAGGATGTACGAGTACAAGCGACTTTATAAGCGGCGGAACAAGCTGAGATGA
- a CDS encoding conserved membrane hypothetical protein (Evidence 4 : Homologs of previously reported genes of unknown function), which translates to MKILRVLKEVFLSSLPLAAVIMIVCVFIAPMESAFDYFKLAVGYLSVLFGQALFLVGLDESILPIGKMVGQSLVKFEKAIFIIFFGFLFGLLSTVAEPALAVLARQTTMIMPMVSETMFIWILSTGIGVFVGFALFRVMKNLNIKAVFAVLYTIIFAIVAFVPEEFVALAFDGSGATTGDVSVPFILALGLGVSATMSKHKTNDDTFGIIGIASAGPILALFIYGIIIKALNGGVLPAAGVYDPGAAESFRAILHSNLSGVALALFPVVLVFLPFQIFIVKLPRRDFIKLLLGTIPVYLGLLIFLSGIDFGFAFAGKYIGEVFLDPARPGWFRWLLLLVGFVLGAAITLSEPAVTVLGEQLEEITNGHIEKMTIRFTLAVGIGFASVLSIVKILTQINILWLLVPLYAIALIMMKFTSRLFVGLAFDSGGVSGGALTSAFLTPLTLGIAQAVAVEAGPGAQSVLTNGFGIIAFISVTPLIAVQTLGIVYQFRLKSLQKQLEAKELEELADLEELGSYEEGTDFDPAHTLTEEDCSIDSFTEVIANEQ; encoded by the coding sequence ATGAAAATATTACGAGTCCTGAAAGAAGTCTTTCTGTCGTCGCTACCCCTGGCCGCGGTGATCATGATTGTGTGCGTCTTTATCGCGCCAATGGAAAGCGCGTTTGACTACTTCAAGCTGGCCGTAGGCTACCTCTCTGTCCTGTTCGGCCAGGCGCTGTTCCTGGTTGGCCTGGACGAGAGCATCCTCCCCATTGGCAAGATGGTGGGCCAGTCCCTTGTAAAGTTCGAGAAGGCTATCTTTATTATCTTCTTTGGCTTTCTCTTCGGTCTTCTCTCCACCGTGGCGGAGCCAGCATTGGCCGTCCTCGCCCGGCAGACCACCATGATCATGCCCATGGTGAGCGAGACCATGTTCATCTGGATACTGAGCACGGGCATCGGTGTCTTCGTAGGGTTCGCCCTCTTCCGTGTGATGAAAAACCTGAACATCAAGGCGGTCTTTGCCGTCCTCTACACCATTATCTTCGCTATAGTGGCCTTCGTCCCGGAGGAGTTCGTGGCTCTGGCCTTTGACGGCAGCGGAGCTACCACGGGGGACGTGTCGGTGCCCTTCATCCTTGCCCTTGGCTTAGGCGTCTCGGCCACTATGTCGAAACACAAGACCAACGACGACACCTTTGGTATCATCGGTATTGCCTCGGCGGGGCCGATCCTGGCCCTGTTCATCTACGGCATCATTATAAAGGCGCTGAACGGCGGCGTCCTTCCTGCCGCAGGGGTGTACGACCCCGGCGCGGCGGAGAGCTTTAGGGCTATCCTCCACTCCAATTTGAGCGGCGTGGCCCTGGCCCTCTTCCCGGTGGTGCTGGTTTTTCTGCCCTTCCAGATTTTTATCGTCAAGCTGCCCAGGCGAGACTTTATTAAGCTCCTGCTGGGCACTATCCCGGTCTACCTGGGGCTGCTCATCTTTTTGTCGGGCATCGATTTCGGTTTTGCCTTCGCGGGGAAGTACATCGGTGAGGTCTTTTTAGACCCGGCACGGCCCGGGTGGTTCAGGTGGCTACTCCTGCTGGTGGGTTTCGTGCTGGGGGCTGCCATTACCCTGTCAGAGCCCGCCGTCACCGTCCTTGGCGAGCAATTGGAGGAGATCACCAACGGCCACATCGAAAAGATGACCATCCGTTTTACACTGGCTGTGGGCATCGGTTTCGCCTCGGTCCTTTCCATTGTGAAAATTCTTACCCAGATCAATATTCTCTGGCTCCTGGTGCCCCTCTATGCCATTGCCCTCATCATGATGAAATTCACCTCCCGGCTGTTCGTGGGCCTGGCCTTCGACTCCGGAGGGGTGAGCGGCGGTGCGCTGACCTCGGCGTTCCTCACGCCACTCACTCTGGGCATTGCCCAAGCGGTGGCCGTGGAGGCGGGGCCGGGGGCACAGTCGGTGCTGACCAACGGGTTTGGCATCATCGCCTTTATCTCGGTCACCCCCCTCATCGCGGTGCAGACCCTGGGCATCGTCTACCAGTTCCGGCTCAAGTCCCTCCAGAAACAGCTCGAGGCCAAAGAGCTGGAGGAGCTTGCCGACCTGGAGGAGCTTGGCTCCTACGAGGAAGGGACCGATTTCGACCCAGCGCATACTCTGACAGAAGAAGACTGCTCTATCGACTCATTCACGGAGGTGATAGCAAATGAACAATGA
- a CDS encoding Diguanylate cyclase and metal dependent phosphohydrolase, with protein MHESDLQDTPPSGAECPVRLSREALHAIVGLEPVLHHVHDAVSLLEYRGGEYRYLLNNAAHQRLTGCREIEGQELSQVVGAREAAVLKAYYEECIRTGRPVSYEQEFGLEPGKCVLQSEVSLIAGKDGVHYLFCFSKDVSDLKQAQRKNESLSRWLRAMFSQHRAIQMIFEPDTGHIVDANPAACAFFGYTRNELLSMAIQDLNAHPVDLAEEQRQIDETGGSLFTSLPHRLKNGEIRVLDIYSCLIIDEGRRLRYSINFDATDRERLRDELTREKELLRITLQSIGDGVVTTDNDGRVTGLNRVAQELTGWGQSEAQGKPFADILPLTSEVTGQPVDSPIRAALETGQIVGLANHTELASRGGARIPIADSASPIMDEEGQVRGAVMVFRDMSTEKERHRQIEFLSYRDPLTGLYNRRGIEKALDDLDRVKNLPIAVIMGDVNGLKLTNDVFGHTAGDELLKNVADLLRDCCGAESLVARWGGDEFVAFLPRTCIGTVETVIERIRSAPLSINRGELYLSLSLGCAVKEAREKSLLATLGEAEDYMYHQKLLSGKSYRNAIINTLLATLYEKSNETEAHSKRLEESCHTIGRRLRLSSKEMDELSLLALLHDIGKVSIDPDILQKPGPLTPTEWDEMKRHPEIGCRIARASPELSMIADLILAHHERWDGTGYPRGLKGEDIPLPCRILAMADALDAMVHDRVYRSAMSLPEAIRELERNSGSQFDPTLVPLLVDSLRERLEEPLPV; from the coding sequence TTGCACGAGAGTGACTTACAAGATACCCCGCCTTCCGGTGCGGAGTGCCCGGTACGGCTGTCGAGAGAGGCCCTACATGCCATTGTTGGATTGGAGCCTGTCCTCCATCACGTCCACGACGCGGTCAGCCTCCTGGAGTACAGGGGCGGGGAATACCGCTACCTTCTCAACAACGCCGCACACCAAAGGCTCACCGGCTGCCGCGAGATCGAGGGGCAGGAGCTGTCGCAGGTGGTAGGCGCGAGGGAGGCCGCCGTCCTAAAGGCCTACTATGAGGAGTGCATCCGTACCGGCCGCCCGGTGAGCTATGAGCAGGAGTTCGGCCTTGAGCCGGGAAAGTGCGTACTTCAGAGCGAGGTCTCCCTCATCGCCGGTAAGGACGGCGTTCATTACCTCTTCTGTTTCAGTAAAGACGTGTCCGATCTCAAACAGGCCCAGCGGAAAAACGAGAGTCTCTCCCGGTGGCTGCGGGCCATGTTTAGCCAGCACCGGGCCATTCAGATGATCTTCGAGCCCGACACCGGCCATATCGTGGACGCAAACCCCGCGGCCTGCGCTTTCTTCGGCTATACCCGGAATGAGCTTTTATCGATGGCGATCCAGGATCTCAACGCTCATCCGGTGGACCTGGCGGAGGAGCAGCGTCAGATCGACGAGACCGGCGGCTCCCTTTTCACCTCTCTCCCCCACCGGTTGAAAAACGGTGAGATTCGGGTTCTGGATATCTACTCCTGCCTGATCATCGACGAGGGGCGCAGGCTGCGCTACTCCATCAACTTCGATGCCACCGACCGGGAGCGGCTGCGCGACGAGCTCACCCGGGAAAAGGAACTGCTGCGCATCACGCTCCAGTCCATCGGGGACGGCGTGGTCACCACCGACAACGACGGGCGCGTCACAGGCCTCAACCGCGTCGCCCAGGAGCTGACGGGCTGGGGGCAGAGCGAGGCACAGGGCAAGCCATTTGCCGACATACTTCCCCTGACCAGCGAGGTCACCGGTCAACCGGTGGATAGCCCGATCCGGGCGGCGCTGGAGACCGGCCAGATCGTCGGTCTCGCCAACCACACCGAGCTGGCCAGCCGCGGCGGAGCGCGCATCCCCATCGCTGACAGCGCCAGCCCTATCATGGACGAGGAGGGGCAGGTCCGCGGCGCGGTGATGGTCTTCCGGGACATGAGCACCGAGAAGGAACGCCACAGGCAGATTGAATTTTTAAGCTATCGCGACCCCCTGACCGGCTTATACAACCGGCGAGGCATCGAAAAGGCGCTGGACGATCTGGACCGGGTAAAAAACCTGCCCATTGCGGTCATCATGGGAGATGTGAACGGCCTCAAGCTCACCAACGACGTGTTCGGCCATACGGCCGGGGACGAGCTTTTGAAAAACGTGGCGGACCTCCTTCGCGACTGCTGCGGAGCGGAAAGCCTGGTCGCCCGTTGGGGCGGAGACGAGTTCGTCGCTTTCCTGCCCAGAACCTGTATCGGAACTGTTGAGACGGTCATCGAGCGTATCAGGAGCGCTCCGCTCTCCATTAACAGGGGTGAGCTGTATCTGAGTCTATCCCTGGGGTGTGCCGTTAAGGAGGCGAGAGAGAAGAGTCTTCTGGCCACCCTGGGCGAGGCGGAGGATTACATGTACCACCAAAAACTCCTCTCCGGCAAGAGTTACCGCAATGCCATCATCAACACTCTGCTTGCCACCCTATACGAAAAGAGCAATGAGACTGAAGCCCACTCCAAGCGGCTGGAGGAGTCCTGCCACACCATAGGGCGCAGGCTCCGCCTTTCCTCCAAGGAGATGGATGAGCTCTCACTCCTGGCCCTCCTGCACGACATCGGCAAGGTCAGCATCGACCCCGACATCCTGCAAAAACCGGGCCCGCTCACCCCCACGGAGTGGGACGAAATGAAACGTCACCCCGAGATCGGCTGCCGGATCGCCCGGGCGTCCCCCGAGCTTTCCATGATCGCAGACCTGATCCTCGCCCACCATGAGCGCTGGGACGGAACCGGCTATCCCCGGGGCCTCAAGGGTGAGGACATCCCCCTCCCCTGCCGCATCCTGGCGATGGCCGATGCGCTGGACGCCATGGTACATGACCGGGTCTACCGGAGCGCCATGAGCCTTCCCGAGGCGATCCGTGAGCTGGAGCGCAACAGCGGAAGCCAGTTCGACCCCACGCTGGTCCCTCTTCTTGTGGACTCCCTTCGGGAGCGGCTGGAGGAGCCGCTGCCTGTGTGA
- a CDS encoding conserved hypothetical protein (Evidence 4 : Homologs of previously reported genes of unknown function), which translates to MVTIESIMSIDKNDLQGTAMRLSQNDISQLVEWLSLKDDNVRYRAFLILQSRSLFFGDVYPYWDTFQSKLQSDNSYQRSIGLMLLAENVKWDTEGRTGSLINECIRLLKDEKPITIRQCIQSFGKMALSRPFLRDQIASILISFDLMSVKETMRKSILLDILDVLFIIRKEPKSDKIDGFILNALSGDILDKKAKKQIADKV; encoded by the coding sequence ATGGTTACCATAGAAAGTATCATGTCAATCGATAAAAACGATTTACAGGGAACGGCAATGAGATTGAGCCAAAACGACATTTCGCAGCTTGTAGAATGGTTGTCACTTAAAGACGACAACGTCAGGTATCGGGCGTTCCTCATTTTGCAGAGCAGGTCGTTATTCTTTGGTGACGTCTATCCATATTGGGATACCTTCCAAAGCAAGCTGCAAAGCGATAACTCCTATCAAAGGAGTATCGGCCTGATGCTGCTCGCTGAGAATGTAAAATGGGATACCGAAGGCAGGACAGGAAGCTTGATCAACGAGTGTATACGGCTTTTAAAGGACGAAAAGCCGATAACAATACGGCAGTGCATTCAATCATTTGGGAAAATGGCTCTATCCAGACCGTTTTTGCGTGATCAAATAGCCTCCATCCTTATCTCCTTTGACCTTATGTCCGTAAAAGAAACCATGCGGAAATCCATTTTGCTTGATATCCTGGACGTACTGTTCATAATTAGGAAAGAACCCAAATCAGATAAAATAGATGGCTTTATTTTAAACGCGTTGTCTGGTGACATACTGGATAAAAAGGCAAAGAAACAGATCGCTGATAAAGTATGA
- the glmS gene encoding Glutamine--fructose-6-phosphate aminotransferase (isomerizing) — protein MCGIVGYIGAEEAAPILLDGLSRLEYRGYDSAGLAVFSEQEGLKVVKAKGRLQVLSDIVAGGKNVHGTCGLGHTRWATHGAPSDVNSHPQVSASGRIAVVHNGIIENYVQIKEFLISKGIKFVSQTDTEVVAQLLEYYYRGDIMEAVTKLLHRIEGAYALGIICADYPDRLIAARKDSPLILGYGDGFAFMASDVTAVIKYTREVCYMEDGEIAVLTRDGIEVFNHPYLQPVKKERHHVDWEISAAEKGGYEHFMSKEIMEQPKAFRDTVFPRIQNGRVVLDDLKLDADTLRDTDKIYIIACGSSYHVSVVAKYVMEKLLRKPVEVALASEFRYSDPLVTDKTLCIVISQSGETIDTLAALREARRLGARILSIVNVVGSSIARESDDVLYTWAGPEIAVATTKAYSTQLAVVYLIALRFAELLETISKEEYDTIVEELLTIPSKMERILADREAIQYYASIYFNHESVFFMGRNIDYAIGLEGSLKLKEISYIHSEAYAAGELKHGTISLIEKGTLVVALASHTKLFDKLMANVVEVKSRGADVLGLTVESKGADAAKTVDHVILVPDTHPMLVPSLDVLPMQLFAYYVALMRGCDIDKPRNLAKSVTVE, from the coding sequence ATGTGCGGTATTGTAGGATATATCGGGGCGGAAGAAGCCGCGCCCATTCTATTGGATGGCCTGAGCAGGCTTGAGTACCGGGGGTACGACTCCGCCGGTCTGGCGGTCTTCTCTGAACAGGAGGGGCTGAAGGTAGTCAAGGCCAAAGGGCGGCTCCAGGTCCTGTCGGATATTGTGGCGGGAGGGAAAAACGTCCATGGGACCTGTGGCCTGGGGCATACCCGTTGGGCCACCCATGGCGCGCCCTCCGACGTGAACTCCCACCCCCAGGTGAGCGCGTCGGGCCGCATCGCCGTAGTACATAACGGTATCATTGAAAACTATGTCCAAATTAAGGAATTCCTGATCTCCAAGGGGATCAAATTTGTCTCCCAGACCGACACCGAGGTGGTGGCCCAGCTCCTGGAGTACTACTATCGGGGGGACATCATGGAGGCGGTGACCAAGCTCCTCCACCGCATCGAGGGGGCCTACGCCCTGGGCATCATCTGTGCCGACTATCCCGACCGGCTCATCGCTGCCCGAAAGGATAGCCCTCTCATCCTGGGCTATGGGGACGGGTTCGCGTTCATGGCCTCCGACGTGACCGCCGTCATTAAGTATACCCGCGAGGTGTGCTACATGGAGGACGGGGAGATCGCCGTCCTGACCCGGGACGGCATCGAGGTATTCAACCATCCCTATCTCCAGCCGGTAAAGAAAGAGCGCCACCACGTGGACTGGGAGATATCCGCGGCCGAAAAGGGCGGATACGAGCACTTCATGTCCAAGGAGATTATGGAGCAGCCCAAGGCTTTCCGGGACACAGTCTTTCCCCGCATTCAAAATGGCCGCGTGGTGCTGGATGACCTGAAATTGGATGCCGATACACTGCGGGACACCGATAAGATATACATCATCGCCTGCGGCTCCTCCTACCACGTGAGCGTGGTGGCGAAGTACGTGATGGAAAAACTGTTGCGCAAGCCGGTGGAGGTGGCCCTGGCTTCTGAGTTCCGGTACAGCGACCCCCTGGTGACCGACAAAACCCTCTGTATCGTCATCAGCCAGTCGGGGGAGACCATCGATACCCTGGCCGCCCTAAGGGAGGCGAGGCGCTTGGGGGCGCGTATCCTCTCCATCGTCAACGTAGTGGGCTCCTCCATTGCCCGGGAGTCGGACGACGTACTCTACACCTGGGCCGGGCCCGAGATCGCTGTCGCCACCACCAAGGCCTACTCCACCCAGCTGGCCGTAGTATACCTCATAGCCCTGCGCTTTGCCGAGCTGCTGGAGACCATCTCCAAGGAGGAGTATGACACCATCGTAGAGGAGCTGCTCACCATCCCCAGTAAGATGGAGCGCATCCTTGCCGACCGGGAGGCTATCCAGTACTATGCCTCCATCTACTTCAACCATGAGTCTGTCTTCTTCATGGGCCGCAACATCGACTATGCCATCGGCCTGGAGGGCTCCCTCAAGCTCAAGGAGATCTCCTATATCCACTCGGAGGCCTACGCCGCCGGGGAGCTCAAGCACGGCACCATCTCCCTCATCGAGAAGGGCACTTTGGTGGTAGCTCTGGCGAGCCACACCAAGCTCTTTGATAAGCTCATGGCAAACGTGGTGGAGGTGAAGTCCCGCGGGGCCGACGTGTTGGGGCTGACCGTGGAGTCCAAGGGAGCCGATGCTGCCAAGACGGTGGACCACGTGATCTTAGTGCCCGACACTCACCCCATGCTGGTACCCTCTCTGGACGTACTTCCTATGCAGCTCTTCGCTTACTATGTGGCTCTCATGCGCGGCTGTGATATCGACAAGCCCCGCAATCTCGCCAAATCCGTGACGGTTGAGTAA
- a CDS encoding conserved membrane hypothetical protein (Evidence 4 : Homologs of previously reported genes of unknown function) — protein sequence MNSKKLKILALVSMLFDHFIRIFPLSDVIAPAGDWLFSIGQEELSVWAMSCVPYLLAYFGRVAAPVFMFCIVQGFLHTRNIKKYLLRIFVTATLAQIPYILFDLAENRMYGIEGNWKEVPFNILFTLGLGLLALWGYQKCAENGSKALGIGIVVLAGVLARLLRFEGSEGYILIIFMFYMTRNRPAWQKALLFIPVLFLARYRLVAYTLGDWEMLRTCILNVLGPYLGVLAVCFYSGEKGNTGKAFQRFMYAFYPLHLLILAGIGFLRTPFA from the coding sequence ATGAACAGTAAGAAGCTTAAAATTCTTGCTCTCGTCTCCATGCTCTTCGACCATTTTATACGGATCTTCCCGCTGTCGGACGTCATTGCCCCTGCTGGGGATTGGCTTTTTTCAATCGGGCAGGAAGAACTGAGCGTTTGGGCAATGTCGTGTGTCCCTTATCTTCTTGCCTATTTTGGCAGGGTTGCGGCGCCTGTTTTTATGTTTTGTATTGTTCAGGGCTTTTTACATACGCGGAATATCAAAAAGTATCTTTTACGCATTTTTGTTACCGCAACGCTCGCCCAAATTCCCTATATACTGTTTGACCTGGCGGAAAACCGGATGTACGGCATCGAGGGTAACTGGAAGGAGGTCCCCTTCAATATACTGTTCACATTGGGTTTGGGACTTCTTGCCCTTTGGGGTTATCAAAAATGCGCGGAAAATGGAAGCAAGGCACTTGGAATCGGTATTGTCGTACTGGCTGGCGTCCTGGCGCGGCTACTTCGGTTTGAAGGCAGCGAGGGCTACATCTTAATTATCTTTATGTTCTATATGACGAGGAATCGACCGGCATGGCAAAAAGCGTTGCTCTTTATTCCCGTGCTTTTCCTTGCCCGTTACAGGTTAGTTGCCTATACGCTCGGAGATTGGGAAATGCTGCGAACCTGTATTCTGAATGTCCTGGGACCCTATCTGGGCGTTCTGGCTGTCTGCTTTTATTCCGGTGAAAAAGGAAACACTGGCAAAGCATTTCAGAGGTTTATGTACGCTTTTTATCCGCTGCATTTGCTTATCCTTGCTGGGATTGGATTTCTGAGAACTCCTTTTGCATGA